GCTCATATTGCGGGACTGGCGCATGGTGACGGCCGTGTCGCTCGGCttcgaggtggtggaggtgactTTTCAGCATGTGCTGCCGAACTTCCGAGAGTGCTGGTGGGATCACATTATACTGGATGTGCTGATCTGCAACGCTGGCGGGATGCTAATGGGAatgtggctgctgcggcagttgAACGCCAAGCAGTACAAGTGGATCGCTCTCAAGGAGATCCAGACCGTAAAGGGAAAGGCAAAACGACTGCTTGGGCAGCTGGGGCCACGCAGCTTTGAGCGCTACAACTGGAACGTCTTTCAGAGCCCGACCCGCTTCTTCCAAGTCGCCAGCATCCtgttgctgatgctgcttCAGGAACTGAACTGCTTTACGATGAAGGCAATCCTGCAGATGAAGCCGACTCACCACCTCGTGGTGGGTCGGCTGGCCTTGTGGTCGTTGCTCGCCACTTCGTCCCTGCGTGAGCTGTACGAGTTTATGACGAATCAGTCTATCAAGCACATCGGCACGACGGCGTGGGTGGCGGTACTCGGCATGGCGATGGAGACCATATGGATCACGAAGATGGCCATCGAGGGGCAGTACTTCCAAGAGGCGCTCATGCCTACTCACGTGGCGGTGCCATGGATGGCCGCCCTCGTTGCGTCTGGGATTTGGCTACTCTTGTACTTTGGTGTCTTGTcgctggagcagcgcaaCCGCCGTCGCGGTGCGGCGTACATGCTGGTGAACCTCTTCTTCTACgcggctgctgtgtgtgtgctggcacTGTTTCTGATGGGTCTGCCCGACCTGCAGATTGGCCGGCAGGCATTCGAGTCGGCGATGGTGCCGTACGAGCGGTACATGTTCTTCTGGCGGGGGCGctgaaggaaggagggggggggggagaagagaaaaagagaagacggaaatggaggaggaagaatgGGCAGCCGACATGCAGTCTGTGTAGTGGGTTCGTGTGTGGGGATGTGCTGGACCATGCAGATTGCTCAGGCGTCTGTGTCACCTTTCCTCGccccactctcttcctcacatCTGGTTcttccgctgctgtcacTTATGTATATTTTCTCGTTACTTCTACTTTACCTCCTGACTGATGNNNNNNNNNNNNNNNNNNNNNNNNNNNNNNNNNNNNNNNNNNNNNNNNNNNNNNNNNNNNNNNNNNNNNNNNNNNNNNNNNNNNNNNNNNNNNNNNNNNNNNNNNNNNNNNNNNNNNNNNNNNNNNNNNNNNNNNNNNNNNNNNNNNNNNNNNNNNNNNNNNNNNNNNNNNNNNNNNNNNNNNNNNNNNNNNNNNNNNNNNNNNNNNNNNNNNNNNNNNNNNNNNNNNNNNNNNNNNNNNNNNNNNNNNNNNNNNNNNNNNNNNNNNNNNNNNNNNNNNNNNNNNNNNNNNNNNNNNNNNNNNNNNNNNNNNNNNNNNNNNNNNNNNNNNNNNNNNNNNNNNNNNNNNNNNNNNNNNNNNNNNNNNNNNNNNNNNNNNNNNNNNNNNNNNNNNNNNNNNNNNNNNNNNNNNNNNNNNNNNNNNNNNNNNNNNNNNNNNNNNNNNNNNNNNNNNNNNNNNNNNNNNNNNNNNNNNNNNNNNNNNNNNNNNNNNNNNNNNNNNNNNNNNNNNNNNNNNNNNNNNNNNNNNNNNNNNNNNNNNNNNNNNNNNNNNNNNNNNNNNNNNNNNNNNNNNNNNNNNNNNNNNNNNNNNNNNNNNNNNNNNNNNNNNNNNNNNNNNNNNNNNNNNNNNNNNNNNNNNNNNNNNNNNNNNNNNNNNNNNNNNNNNNNNNNNNNNNNNNNNNNNNNNNNNNNNNNNNNNNNNNNNNNNNNNNNNNNNNNNNNNNNNNNNNNNNNNNNNNNNNNNNNNNNNNNNNNNNNNNNNNNNNNNNNNNNNNNNNNNNNNNNNNNNNNNNNNNNNNNNNNNNNNNNNNNNNNNNNNNNNNNNNNNNNNNNNNNNNNNNNNNNNNNNNNNNNNNNNNNNNNNNNNNNNNNNNNNNNNNNNNNNNNNNNNNNNNNNNNNNNNNNNNNNNNNNNNNNNNNNNNNNNNNNNNNNNNNNNNNNNNNNNNNNNNNNNNNNNNNNNNNNNNNNNNNNNNNNNNNNNNNNNNNNNNNNNNNNNNNNNNNNNNNNNNNNNNNNNNNNNNNNNNNNNNNNNNNNNNNNNNNNNNNNNNNNNNNNNNNNNNNNNNNNNNNNNNNNNNNNNNNNNNNNNNNNNNNNNNNNNNNNNNNNNNNNNNNNNNNNNNNNNNNNNNNNNNNNNNNNNNNNNNNNNNNNNNNNNNNNNNNNNNNNNNNNNNNNNNNNNNNNNNNNNNNNNNNNNNNNNNNNNNNNNNNNNNNNNNNNNNNNNNNNNNNNNNNNNNNNNNNNNNNNNNNNNNNNNNNNNNNNNNNNNNNNNNNNNNNNNNNNNNNNNNNNNNNNNNNNNNNNNNNNNNNNNNNNNNNNNNNNNNNNNNNNNNNNNNNNNNNNNNNNNNNNNNNNNNNNNNNNNNNNNNNNNNNNNNNNNNNNNNNNNNNNNNNNNNNNNNNNNNNNNNNNNNNNNNNNNNNNNNNNNNNNNNNNNNNNNNNNNNNNNNNNNNNNNNNNNNNNNNNNNNNNNNNNNNNNNNNNNNNNNNNNNNNNNNNNNNNNNNNNNNNNNNNNNNNNNNNNNNNNNNNNNNNNNNNNNNNNNNNNNNNNNNNNNNNNNNNNNNNNNNNNNNNNNNNNNNNNNNNNNNNNNNNNNNNNNNNNNNNNNNNNNNNNNNNNNNNNNNNNNNNNNNNNNNNNNNNNNNNNNNNNNNNNNNNNNNNNNNNNNNNNNNNNNNNNNNNNNNNNNNNNNNNNNNNNNNNNNNNNNNNNNNNNNNNNNNNNNNNNNNNNNNNNNNNNNNNNNNNNNNNNNNNNNNNNNNNNNNNNNNNNNNNNNNNNNNNNNNNNNNNNNNNNNNNNNNNNNNNNNNNNNNNNNNNNNNNNNNNNNNNNNNNNNNNNNNNNNNNNNNNNNNNNNNNNNNNNNNNNNNNNNNNNNNNNNNNNNNNNNNNNNNNNNNNNNNNNNNNNNNNNNNNNNNNNNNNNNNNNNNNNNNNNNNNNNNNNNNNNNNNNNNNNNNNNNNNNNNNNNNNNNNNNNNNNNNNNNNNNNNNNNNNNNNNNNNNNNNNNNNNNNNNNNNNNNNNNNNNNNNNNNNNNNNNNNNNNNNNNNNNNNNNNNNNNNNNNNNNNNNNNNNNNNNNNNNNNNNNNNNNNNNNNNNNNNNNNNNNNNNNNNNNNNNNNNNNNNNNNNNNNNNNNNNNNNNNNNNNNNNNNNNNNNNNNNNNNNNNNNNNNNNNNNNNNNNNNNNNNNNNNNNNNNNNNNNNNNNNNNNNNNNNNNNNNNNNNNNNNNNNNNNNNNNNNNNNNNNNNNNNNNNNNNNNNNNNNNNNNNNNNNNNNNNNNNNNNNNNNNNNNNNNNNNNNNNNNNNNNNNNNNNNNNNNNNNNNNNNNNNNNNNNNNNNNNNNNNNNNNNNNNNNNN
Above is a genomic segment from Leishmania panamensis strain MHOM/PA/94/PSC-1 chromosome 14 sequence containing:
- a CDS encoding phosphatidylserine synthase, putative (TriTrypDB/GeneDB-style sysID: LpmP.14.1180); the protein is MSATHQADHHLTPAHPWARELDFCDHAYTSHTVFILLSILMSILLLLRYYCYPDLSLVAKVKVGFSAATFVFIGFGAVHLPDSLMVRPHPAVWRAVLAVGVLYLVFLTFMIFQDLATVRQIMGYYDPSLLHQLPERTYAQDCRLSTNEDPWFFVHTSFDVFLLAHSLGYVVKMLILRDWRMVTAVSLGFEVVEVTFQHVLPNFRECWWDHIILDVLICNAGGMLMGMWLLRQLNAKQYKWIALKEIQTVKGKAKRLLGQLGPRSFERYNWNVFQSPTRFFQVASILLLMLLQELNCFTMKAILQMKPTHHLVVGRLALWSLLATSSLRELYEFMTNQSIKHIGTTAWVAVLGMAMETIWITKMAIEGQYFQEALMPTHVAVPWMAALVASGIWLLLYFGVLSLEQRNRRRGAAYMLVNLFFYAAAVCVLALFLMGLPDLQIGRQAFESAMVPYERYMFFWRGR